The genomic interval TGACCAGGGATGGTTCACCAGACAAGTGCTTAAATGGCCTCTGGCTCTTCCAGGCATGCAGCCTAAAAGGATTGACTTCCATCACAAATCAATTCTCTAAACAACACACAAGGGACAAGCTATTTTCCACTGTGGAGAACAAGCTTTGTAATAGGGTAGTTCTTAAAAAGTCAGTCTTATTGCAATTATTCCCCATCATCCCTTGCCCAGGTTTCCTAAACTGCATCGCTTAATACTTACAATAGCCCTACACATGCCTGCTGTGGATGTAAGAATCCAATAATGCTGTCCTAACATTACTTTAGCATTGTAGCAGTGGTACAAACGTGGCTACAGCATTAATGCTGCTTTCTGATAATGTTCTGTGTTAACTGGTAAGACGCATAAGGTGTCTGTCTTTTTGGATACACCATAAAAGGTCTTAAAAGGAATAAATGTGGCTGCATGTTCCAAGTTTAGATTTACtcattattttttctccctAACTTTCGCTGTCCATAGCCAAGAAGACTGTCAGGCAGGAGTCAAATGTGTTACGGATTTTTCACTTGTTTGCCAAATTTTAATTCCGGTTCTTGTGTGCACTCAGCGCCTGTCATTGCTGGGCCACAAATGTAGAatagaggatttttttttttttttttacacttttatgaatgtcaaataaaatcCACCAGCTCCCCactggagagagaagagatttTACTTCACAAgatcaaagaaaacaacaaacatgaaAGTTGTCAAAATGTTAATGGTTAGTGCACAAGCTAGGAGttaatattcttctgcagcacCATTTAAGTGGTGTTATGTTTGTTATTTATGTCTGCTAAGTTCTGGTATTCTGTGTCCAAGTTACACCttgatttacatttttggaCAAGGAACAATTGCTGAAAGTTTTTTACAAGGatgtttattttccaaaaattacGAAGTTGTGACTAAAAGTTGGGAGACTAAAAAGCTTGATTTGACACTTAGCTATAATGTATGctacttcaaatatttttgtggtttgCACTTGTAAAGACTTGCGgttgtcaggttttttttttttccctgcatctCTTCCCTCGTATTCGGTGCTTAGTTTCTTGGGTAcactcccttctctctctgcagtgtatTTGTTTCCCTCTGGAGAGCATATCGCTCCAGGTGAAGCCAAGACGGAAGAATTCCATCAGCTGTCCACAGATGTGGCCTTTTCTCGCTGATTTATCGCtgacttttgtgtttgtggccGGGGGATAATCCGCACGCAATTTTTGTGTCTGCGGGAATCGAGAAGCATGTGGCTCCCATTATCTTCTCATCATGCTGGGCTATCCTCATCCCAATTCCCTCTCTTACACTCCCgtaattttgtctgttttagaCAGTATGATTAAAGGCTCTTCTGAGGCTGCAACTTTCCTCTGCCTGGCTCCTGTGAAAATCCATGAGGAGTAAACCTTTTTGCCAATCATACATTAAATCAGGGGTAACTGCATAAAACTCCTAGGTGGAACAAGAATAATGTTATCGCAGCCATTGAAGTGCTTCACCGCAATGTTGGCACTTACTGATACTGTTCAACCAGCATCATCTTTTCTCTCTGGGTTTTTGGTTGCATAATACCTTTTTCAGTTTATGTTTCTCCTGTTTTTGTAAGTTGTATCTGGGGTGGAAAACACTTGCAGTGTTTCAATGGAAATGGTGTAATGTTGTCCTGGTGTTGGAGCTTTATATCTTGTCTGCATGACTTTGGTCTCATCAGCATAAACTGGCATTTGCAGTCCATCACAGATTCGTCCTTGGATGGGACTATGGTTGTGGTTGAGCTGAATCTGCTCCTGTCCTGGAGTGGTGTTACTTTCCCCTGGTTTGTTCTTTTCCACACTTTGgatatttttctctctgtcactctttctctAACCCTGCTGCAGACTCCCTCATAGTGTGTTCTGGAGATTAGCCAGATGTAAATAACAGGTTGAATGCTCCCACCCTGTACACGGAGCTCACTATGAAGTATTAACTACCTGCCATAGACTTGAGATCtacagtatcagtgtgtgtgtgagtgtttgagggACATTCCTGACTAATGTTAATTTTTGTGTTTCAGGGGATGTGTACATCCAGCAGACCCAGGACACTAAGAATCCAGTCATCTATGGCgtcttctctgtctctgggtGAGTACCTGACCCAGGTTGGCTATCTGCCTCAATCAGAGGTGGAAACAATGTCATATGCGATTGTCCCGAAaaacacagggaacaaaaaGACACTTTTTATTCCCTGTTTTTCTCCACAATTTCCAAAGCATAATTGAAGAGATGTCGCTTCACTGGTTCATCAGAATGGGAGGGTTCACACAAGCATATGTGTCCACCAAAACTCTTCTGTTCACTTTGCTCTCTGCAGTctgccagctgagctgtgcgATTACTGGTGGCATAGCTACAGTCAAGCACAGGCACTTGACTTAACCAGAGACAAGGGACTATAACCAGGCAGTAGAGTACCTCCTGACTGAAACCCTCAACCCCTGAGCCACTATTCATGGCCCGGCTGGGCTAATGGCTGCAGTCAATACTGGTACAGTCCAGGTGTGAGTCTGGACCATGAGGTACCATACTTAGAAAGATGCCTCCGCTGGATATGGCACCTAACATCCCTTGCAGACTTAATGTTAATCTAAATgttaatgaaacattaaaagaGAAGAATGTTACCATGTCAGGGCTTTAGAGTACTGACACGGTCTGCACAGCAGAAAGCATAAATGCACTTCCTGTCAATCTGTGGAAAACCTTTTCCCTCCTGGAACCCTTCGTAGCAGTGAGTCCATCAGCCGCATTAATAACCCTCCAAACCAATTATAATTCACGGAAAACTCACAGCTGCCACCACAGCATGGACAGTAATGAAACCTGAAAAGAATGCACATGGAAAGCCAGTCCTGCAGCTGTGATACATGGCAGACCATGTCCCCAGATGTAGTCCCGCCAACAGTGACCCCTCCCCCTAAATCCAAATAACAAGACCAATGGAGTGCTGGTCCATTCCTGTGTGTGAAGGGATAGCTGCCAGACAGTTGTAATACCCTCCTCCATCGTATGAGCCTGTCTGGGATTGGTATTAACTTGGATGTGGAAATGGTGGGTGGTTTTTAACATTGTAAATTGGAAAACAGATGTCTGGTTTTTCTATTCCCtttatattttagttatttttttggagaattCAACAAAGAGGTTGCATAAGGCCAGCTGTGCCACTTAGAAGAGTTGGCTAGGCGCTGCACAATTTGTTTCTGACTTTAATACTAAACTGTAATAAACTTTGTAGTCCATGTTAACACTGTTTCTTGTACTCCTTCACTAATGAGTGTAACTTTATGGGAAATACTCAAACATGAATCCACTATGAAAACATTAGCAGAGATACCACTCAATAAATTTGTTCACAACATGGATTTATTTgacaccccctctccctgtagACTCCCTCTGTAATTAGTGTCTGTTCtccattgcattacatcacactgATGCAGTCCATGCCTTGCTGACAgcactttcttcctctccaggtCGGTGTTCAAAGGCTCTGCAGTGTGCGTCTATTCCATGGCAGACATCCGAATGGTGTTCAATGGGCCCTTCGCTCACAAGGAGGGGCCCAACTACCAGTGGGTGGCCTACACTGGGAAGATCCCATACCCCCGGCCTGGGACAGTAAGTCACTGCCACACCCCTGTTTCCACTCCACATATAGAAAGTTTAGAACTGCATGGTTTTATCAGTCATTTCTTGTACTAAATTAGTGGAAATGCTCTTTGTTGTGTCTAGTTTCTAGAGAgcagattaaatatattaaattactttaaaacacattaaaattaatatagttgcaatgaaaaaatgttatgaTATGGAACGTCAAAATCCTAAAGTTTGATATTTCCAGACTTATCATACTATCCTGCAGCAAAACTAGTCGGCTGTATGTcactttgacatttaaaagaaaaaataacgaATACAAAAGTATAGTGGTTTGCTTATAGAAATAAGCaactaaatactgaaaaatctttttgggcGGGGGGAAATATATTTGGGTGGGCTGTCCAAACAAACTAATTGTATGGGAAACACTGCTATCCTAGTTTCCTCAGCTGCACATGACAGCACCACCTCCATCAATATCTCCTGAGCGAGGTGATTCACATCTCGACTCAAGAAATGCTTTCACCTGCAGTAGATTGAATTATGGCACTTAACACTATTTATATCTGGTCTGATTAAAGATTAGGTATGAGTAAACATTGCTAAGTTATTAACAGAATTTCTCAGTGTGATTCAGTGAGGCTTTTTTAGATGTGGGCAGTCACCTCTTGGGGATTGCTGTGTATTGTACTTTAGTTTGATCAAATTACATCATGTTGTCTCATCTTTGTAGCtgattatttcagaaataatcaCAGAGTGTAAACAAATGTTGTGATGAGACACTATTGCAACAGAAATACTAGTTTTGGGGTCAGAAAAATGGTGTCCATATTGCAATGAGATCTGGTTGCTCTGGTGATGGTAAATGACCACTTTGCTTGTGTACTCTTTCTTGCAGTGCCCAGGAGGGACATTCACACCAAACATGAAGTCCACCAAGGATTACCCTGACGAAGTCATCAACTTCATGCGGAACCACCCGACCATGTACAATGCTGTGTACCCGGTGCAcaagcgccccctggtggtgaggACAAACGTAGACTATGAGTTCACCACCATCACGGTGGACCAGGTGACAGCTGCAGATGGGAGCTATGAGGTGCTTTTCCTGGGGACAGGTCAGTTATCACTCTCTCCAGCTGCAATTTGTAGTGTTTGctacacttttttatttctgctctcTTCAAGacataaaaacaagaaattgcTGTTTTCTCTGGAAAGGATTCATTCAATCTTCTTtgcctttatttgttttacatgaATCACACTTTTTATTATATTGAAGGCTTCAGGTAAAGTAATATTTACTTACACCATTAGAGCCAAACTAAATGATTATGGGCAGATTACCTCATCTAGTCATATTGGACCACCTCTCTTAACGTTGTATTATTCTGATTGGCAGCTTTTCATCAACTGAGACAATAACCAGATTAAACTAAAAAATAGCTCAAATGCGATTGAACCACTCCAGAAGCAACATACAGTATTGAAgtgacagctgtcagtcacagcagccctccagcacaaacacacacatacacacttaaacTTTAAATCTCTTCTTGATCttttaagtaaattaaattagtaaatgaaaactgaaattttattgtgcaaattaaaatgtgtcctGTATTAGTATCATGCTAACAGGGATAAGGAACATGAAAATGTCACAGTGAACTATGGGGATTGAATAGAGTTGCTAAAGCAGGCAGGAAAGTGTGAAAGTTCCCTTTGTTTAACGCACCACTTTAAGAAATGCCATGCTTTTGGGGTTAATTTGgagatcagaaaaaaatattattgcaagGTTCTGCGTTTAGATCACAGCATGAAAATATTGTGAAAGTAACTGGTTATTTTTGAGACTGGTTCTTTCCTTGTACCTCAAGGAACAACATATACATTTTACCATCAAACTTACCCTCAAAGTGAATAACAGTTTGCTtattattcctgttttttttacatactgGAAAAAAGATACGAAACCACAAACCCAAAGATGCAGTGTAGCCAATTTCCAAGGGCCTGATCGCTTTCTTGCAGTGGCAAAACATcctgaatataaacaaataggTTTCTGCCAACTGTAGTTCTTTGTGAAAAGTCAATCACAGGAAGCTTGAATTCTgagggacaaaaaaaacttgaatatcTGTCAAAGCAGCCAGATGCAGTAGCCCATTATGGAGTTATCTTAACAAATCTGAAAATTCAGCCTTAGTTATTAAATGTGATTTCACAATGGAACCCGGTATCTCTTTGCAGCTTGATTCCGTCGGATAATCGGTCTCCTTTGAAACATGAATGTAGAGCCCAATCTCAGGACGTAGCGTGACTGTGGAAAAGTAACTGGGAGGTTTAAGGTGGCCCCCATTGCCGTCACGCCCTGAGAATTTTGATTCCACAAAGTCAAAACAAGAGGCTTTTTCAGTGGGAAGAACATGTTTCTCCTTAAAAAGTGTATGGTTGGCttacaaatttttaaaagcccttTCACTCACGTCATTTGTTAAGAAAGAAAGCAGTAAGATGTTATGAGCAAATCTGAGTGTCTTTCGTCTTCCTATTTCTGCTGCTAAATAATTCCTTTTGTTCTGTTTGAACCTGTTACGGGCGATATGACATCACTTCTACTGAACACATGTCCTTCTGaattgtctctttttttgtgtcttgTCTATCATGTTGAACCAGGACTATGTTTAATCAAAGACTAATGGATTCTGTGTGATGGACCAGAATGTATCTTAAAGTAATGGAATGTTTTGTTCTATCATGGGCTGTCATTAAAGGACAGGCCAACTTTAGTTTGATGTCTTCTTAAGGCCACCCTGCATCACAGATATTGTATGTTCAAGTGCATGCCAAAGGAAAGGTGTCAGACTTTAAGGGCTAAAATGGCTCACTGTGCTCTGCTGGTGTGCACTGCACAGATCGAGGAACGGTTCAGAAGGTGATCGTTCTGCCCAGAGATGACTTGCAGACTGAGGAGCTGGTCCTGGAGGAGGTAGAGGTGTTCAAGGTGAGTCTTGCTCGCTCCCTCTCAgtttaattcagttcagttctacTTGCATTCCTCTATTTCTGTtgttacaaaatgtataaataacaaTTTACAACAATTACAATGTGGTTCTTCCATTATTCCAAGTCATGAAAAGCAGATCACTtatctttagtttttttcctctttttctttctgtgactctctcttttttctttgcctCAGTCTTTACAGTAGAAGTGATTTACAATTATCCTACTTTAGCTTTACTTTTCTCATAGATCTCATTATAGATTTTTGGCTCTGGAAGGTTAATAACCCAGGATACAGTAATGATAGAATATGTTGATAAAGCTGTCAAAACATCAGTGTTGAATGATTGTCTTCTATTCCATACTAGGTTCCAACTCCAATTACGACAATGAAAATTTCATCCAAAAGGGTATGTTGATGCTTGAATCACTGAGcagttaatgaatgaatgacagatCTAATAAATCATCAGAACCATCTCTAATAACCCAGTTAATAACCCAAAAAGTAAATGGCAGAAATGTTAGGGGCAAAGGACAACTTTCTTTCACTGAAATTTACATTAGTTCTACGCTGGATCAATACTCCTAGAACTGACCTTACGCCTCCATTCAGAGGGACAATGAACAAAGAATGGAAAAgtcataaaaacattattctGGTATTGTCTGTGTAGGTGATTAAGCTGTTGTCTTGTGATTTATGCATGACATTCAAGACAAACAGAGTTGCACAGGAGTTCTGTAGAATCCCAAAGGTATAGATTTACAACGACCAGTCGTAAAACTGCCAAAGGTGTCCACCTGTGCATACACCTGGGGAGATTCCTTTATCTCAGATCCTGAGAGTGCTCAGGTAAACTGTGActgaagcatgctgggatgttaaCACAGCTGTTTATGGAATCCTATTTGAGTTTACTCATTTGTTTCCCAAGTACACTGTCCATCAATTAGCTTGCGTTGTAACTCTAGTTAAAAAGGAGTTAGCAAGCCTTTCTTTTCTTGTGGGAATCCACAAAGCTGTATCTATTAATGTGAACGTGATaaacattataattataaatatatttatctatACACTATAATATCAACATTATAATATAGTTTTTTACTGGTAAACAGAAATTCTATATTCAGCTCCATGCAGCATGACCCTgtgtaatgaaaacaaaaaaattctttatttttgccCTCATCCAGAATAATATGAACTTCGCACCCATAGGCAAAGCTCTGATATCCCACTGCTCGGTTCTCTCGCTCCACAGCAACAGCTGTATGTGGGGTCGGCGGTGGGCGTGTCTCACCTGGCCCTGCATCGCTGTGACGTGTACGGCGAGGCCTGCGCCGACTGCTGCCTGGCCCGCGACCCCTACTGCGCCTGGGACGGCAAGTCCTGCTCACGCTACTCTGCTTCTCAGAAGAGGTGAGGATCATACACGTGaccgtgcgtgcatgcatgcgcatgtgtgtgtacgtgcatgtctgcatgcattCATCACTGTGTTCATACAGTGTCTAGTCATTCTCTATTAAGGTAACTCTCACTGATAGAAGCAATATGTTTTTTGAAGAGGTCTGTAACAGGGGACTGATGACGTACTACAATATATTGTCATATGAAACTGTGTAGAATTCCTGTGGTTAATTGTATGGGTCACTGTAGCATCTATGTTTAACAATGTATGTGGAGAGTTTGGATATCCAAAGATCATATTTGTAGTTAATATTTCTATTTGGAAATACTGATCTGACCCCTTTAGGCGCAGCCGTCGGCAGGATGTAAAGTATGGGAATCCCATTCGGCAGTGCAGAGGATACAACTCCAATGGTAAGTCTGGTCCACTTACTGTGATTCCAGTCAGCTATGGCAGAGGTAGTTCATTTAATCCATTTATTAtgaagtgtatgtgtatatatagagATGGGTCTCCTGGTGCATGAGAGCAATTTCCTGACAGTTGCCATGGTGTTGTGTTTGCCTCAGCCAATAAGAACACCCTGGAGATGGTGCAGTATGGGGTTGAGGGCAGCAGCACCTTCCTGGAGTGTCAGGCCAGGTCTCCACACGTGTCAATCAAGTGGCACCTGCAGAAAGATAACAGCGACAGGAAGAAAGAGGTGGGGACCTCTCCGTCCATCACATGGTCCTCCTCCCATGAGGGCAGCCCTGCCCTTCAGGCACCTCCCACAGGGCACCACCCATTCATTCAGTTCCCGCCCAAAAGGGGCAATAACACTAGCCGTTCCAGGCTAACTACCCCAATTTACAGCAGAGACAGTTACTTACCACTATCCTTTGTGCACTTCAGTATGCTGAAGATAGAGTAAGACCACACATATAAGCTACAGTATAACAtcctcaaataaataataactctTTGAATGAGGTAACTTTTCCCATTATCTGCAGTTTAGCTTTACACACAAATAGCATAAATACAGTGTATTGACTATGTTGAATACATGTTTAACTGTACGTGTGATGATTCTAAGGTGAAGTGTGGGGAAACGTTACCATGCCCATCCTGTTTCACAGGATGTAAACTTAGTGCCAGTCCTGTTTCCACTGTAGAAACACAACTCCAGTCAGGACACAGCAGACTGTTACTGGCTGTTAGAACACATGCTATGGTAAATGGGTATGAGAAAGCATTAGAGTAATACTCATTAAAAACTCCTCGCTGCTTTATACTTACACTGTAGAAAATCTGCATTACCATATTCAGTGACAGTTAAGATTTTTATGTTTACGGAATTTGGTGGATGCTGTtgtccagagcaatttacagtGCTTTGAATGTAATAGACCACTTAAAAGGTCAGACACCATAAATGGCATTAAAGCCCACACCTTAGCTAGACATAGCGGTTAGAGAGCCATATTTGTATTGAATAGGCCAAGGGCTTGATTAGTCATAAGTGTTTCACTGCTCTACACACCCCAAGTGTTGTGTATTGGAAACATGGTGGGCCTGTGCGTGAAATGTAGGAACAGAACCATGGAAAAGGCGTGAGTGAGAGGGCGGGGTGGGAGGCAGGCCGGTTCTGCTGAGACCTGAGTGAGGCGGGCTTCTTCTGCCCGTGAGAGCAGGAAACTGGCCTCTGCGATAATTGGCCACTGGCAGCAGCGGAAGATGGGAAGGTCTGGTTTAGTCATTGCTCGCACGAGCAAACATTATTTTCCTCCAGTTGAACAAAGGGCGCCCTAGCCACACCCCCGGCAATGATCTGAGAAAAGAACATGGACAGTAGGAGCATGGGCCAGGGGTGTGGCCTCGTTCTAAACCGATGGTCCAGCCTGGCTTCCTGGACTGTGTCCCTGGGACCGGCTCCGTCATCCTCTCTCATTCCTCCGGCTCCATCTCATTCCTCTACCCAGGCAGCAGGGGGCATGGTGGGGCAGGGATCACAAAGGCTTGGGTTGCGGCTCTGGCATGGCTCTTCCAGGGAATAAAGCAGGACTGTAAAACTGCACCTCTGGAAGAGGGTCTCCTTCACAATCCCACCATAAACACAGTGGAAGCTTTGTGGAGACCAGAGCAGGGACTCACGGAAAGGGCTTAAGCCCCCCTGTCTATTCTCAGATGCTCACAGTGCAGGCTTCCATGCTGACTCATGCGCTGTATTGTCCAGGGAGAGATCTGGGAGGAAAGTGGGAAGCGTTAGCTTAAGCAACCACAAAAACAATGGCTTAAATCTTTGATGAAGGGCCAGAAGAGAgtgctgccctgccctgccctgtatCCATGGATGACTGTGTatcaaaacacattaaacacaggaaGGAAGGTTGGCTCGCAGTGTAAAGCAGAGTTAAGGGTACAGTCAATAGATCCACATCCAGGCTTGGCACTGTGGTCCTTCATGTCCTTCTGGCAGATGAGAGATTAAATCAGAATAGTtatctttcacacacatgctctatTGCTCCAGTTACATTAGGCATGATGTTGATTTGCTAGTAATAAATCCAATGAACAAATAGAGATATTGTGCGTGAAACCTATTTTCTTGTTCacagttttcttgttttcttgttaTGCACAGTTAGTCTACACCGCATTAAGTTTAAGATGTGTGGGTGtacatttcagtacattttcacTCATTAAGATTTGTGGTAGTGCTGGTGcatgaatctctctctctctctctctctctctcactccctctcttcctccctcagatGCGGTCTGATGGGCGGGTTCTGAAGACGGAGCAGGGCCTCCTCCTGCGTTCGCTGCAGCTGTCAGATGGCGGGGTGTACTACTGCACCTCCACGGAGAAGAACTTCAAGCACACGCTGGTCCGGGTGCAGCTGCTGGTGCTGTCCGCCCGCGCCATCAACAACGTGCTGGCGGAGACCGGTGGCCCGGCTGCCTCCACGGCCTCGCTCCAGTCCAGCGCCTGGACGCCCAGCGCCGGGCAGTACAAGGACCTCCTCACCATCCTCAGCCAGCCCGAGATGAGCCTCATCAACCAGTACTGCCAGGACTACTGGCACCTGGGCAGTGCCAGTCCCAAGGACCCCATGCTGGGCTCCATCCGGGGTAAAGACctgaaggagctgaaggagcagaAGAAACCGCGCAACCGTCGGAATCACGACGATCAGATCGAGGGGCAGGAGACATGAGGAGTTTGtctccccgccctcccccttccaccctccgcacacacatatgcacccacgcatgcaagcacacacacacagatacatgcatacatgcatacacccaTCCCCAAAAATGGGAGAGACTCATTCAGCAAAAAAGAGTTCAATACTACACTCAAGAGACACCAAGCTAAATAAGCAACAGGAAACAAGCAGGCAGAAGGTTCCTCTTAACAGTTTAACTAAAGATAAGATACACAGTATTTATTGTAGGTTGTACATAGTATGATTCTGtggatttctttgttcttaaatagaaaaaaaggctCTTTGTGTATAGATAACTTCTGGgcaaatattgttattattgttattgtgataattaattttaatattgttgttattattacagaaatcttaatttctcatcagCGACAATTCTATATTGAAAGTGTATACTGCAGTAACTAAGGGGAAAAAGGGGTTTTATAACTGGGGAACAGGACTGACAGATGGGTTATAGGTAGAACCTTCCAGTTTTGACTGGGAGGTGTATCACTGGTGACATGGTACTTTTACTCAAAATTTGAAAGATGTGATGGAGACTTGGTTCCTGCAGCCACCCAataatacacatgcacacatgcacgcacacacacacaaacatacaaacacacacaatctcttgTGGAAAGCACTGCTGTATAATTTCATTGCCTCCATAAGTGTCCATGTTTCTAAAAGAAACAATCTTAATAGATACCTTTCAACTGAACCAAAAATCCTCCCACGCTTTCAGTAGCTTCTTCCATAAATGGGCGAGGTACGTCCATTTGATGTTCTCTCCTCAGAACACGTTTTATCTACCTTTGTCgtgtcaacagttttttttcactgtatttGTTACTCTTTTGTGAGTCTGGTCTCTTCCAAAACAATCTTCAAcacgtgttgtttttttccatgtgtATATATTACTACTAAATACTGTACCTGTGATATTATACAAGTTGAAAAAAATTGGTTTTCTTTGGGGTAAAATCATTTGCCTGTGAAGGGGATAATAGGGTTGCATTGCATGACATTTCTAAAGCACCATAGAATTAAAAAGTAgacctttaaaatgtaaaccGTTACATATTTATAGATCAGCATAATGTCATCAGTCATGGTAATGTACAAGAAGAGGAAAAAGTCCCTTCTGATCAGCTGGGTATGTAGAAGCCTAGAACCTTGATGGGTGATTTAGAATCTGGATAGAACAGAGAAGACATTTTGGGGCATGTTTCTGACATGGAATCTGAAAGAAAGTCACACCATTTCGGCCTTTGGCCAAACTTGAACAGGGTAAACGCTATGCTCCATTGCTTCTTCCAGTCAGTTCTCACTTAAGCAACACTGGTGTTTGAGCTGCCAAGCTCAGGCTATCATACCGCTCCAGACCTAGGAGAATGGTGTTTACAGCAACCTGGCCTATACTAAGGACACTGCAGCCCTACTATGCATCAGCTCTTCTGTTTCTGACTCATACACGTAACGAATTTCAGAGACATGAGTTGGCATGTGAACATCCGTTACGGAATGTGATGTCACCTCTTGAGAAGCAATAAGAGTATGATTAGTTCCCTTGGCTGGTGACCTTGGTCTTTAGCTCAGTGGTCTAACCATATCTTTTGTGGTGTAAAGAAGTGGCAAGGGTGTTGGTTTGAAACCCAGACTAAATCTACTCTCATGACACGTGCTTAGAGTAGAGCCAGGGCTGACATGCATTTTATGGATATCCGGGTTGAGTTTGGCTAAAGGGAGACACTAGCACATAACATAATGTGGCAGAGATTGTCAATTTCTTGCTGCTTACCCAATTGCACAGAAAAGTAAACCAAGCACAGGTTAAACAATAAAGGAAGCCTCCACCTCTTTGACCAAGCAATACCACTTTGGCTCCAAGTACAGAgatatatacactgtatgtatatacaccGGGAACTTTTAAACAGAGCGTGACTCATACCAAAATCTTGGGAAGCTGGCTTTTCATTGTGTGCATGAAAtttatgtgtactgtatataaatatggAACAAAAAGCTATGTTGCTGTCTTTATTAAATAACAAGAAACAAGTGAATGTGTATCTTTGTGAATTAATGTCCGTAAAATGCCTGAGGAACTGACTCAAGGTagtaaaaaaattaagtctAAACGATGGAGAAATGTAAAGCATCTTGAGATTGAGCCACTTTCTCCATTTTACTTTCTCTACATTTGTTCAGAGCAGGAGTGTCCAGCCTTAgctgaaaagggctggtgtgggtgcaggtttttgttttagcccagtactaaaacacctgattctacttaaacGTCTTTATGGAAGATCATGATTAGTTGATTAGTTGAATCGGGTCTCCTAGTGCTGAGCTAAAAGGAAAAGCAGCATTAACACTGGCCTTT from Anguilla rostrata isolate EN2019 chromosome 11, ASM1855537v3, whole genome shotgun sequence carries:
- the LOC135234298 gene encoding semaphorin-3F-like isoform X2, whose protein sequence is MLADGLSWVWTLLLLEFWALGSQGEPLSAPRVFLSFKEMRSTGTAHHFSFLLNSTDYRILRMDEDHDRMYVGSKDYILSLDLHDINKEPLIIHWPVSPQRKTECVLSGKDTNGECGNFIRLIEPWNRTHLYICGTGAYNPVCTYVNRGHRAQAALHLQMPQPGGRASRAADYSTTPEPMGHQEYIFRLEPGRVDSGKGKCPYDPKLNSVSALINGELYAGVYIDFMGTDSAIFRTLGKQTAMRTDQYNSRWLNDPTFIHAHLIPDSAERNDDKLYFFFREKASEMGQNPVAQSRIGRICLNDDGGHCCLVNKWSTFLKARLICSVPGVDGIETHFDELRDVYIQQTQDTKNPVIYGVFSVSGSVFKGSAVCVYSMADIRMVFNGPFAHKEGPNYQWVAYTGKIPYPRPGTCPGGTFTPNMKSTKDYPDEVINFMRNHPTMYNAVYPVHKRPLVVRTNVDYEFTTITVDQVTAADGSYEVLFLGTDRGTVQKVIVLPRDDLQTEELVLEEVEVFKVPTPITTMKISSKRQQLYVGSAVGVSHLALHRCDVYGEACADCCLARDPYCAWDGKSCSRYSASQKRRSRRQDVKYGNPIRQCRGYNSNANKNTLEMVQYGVEGSSTFLECQARSPHVSIKWHLQKDNSDRKKEMRSDGRVLKTEQGLLLRSLQLSDGGVYYCTSTEKNFKHTLVRVQLLVLSARAINNVLAETGGPAASTASLQSSAWTPSAGQYKDLLTILSQPEMSLINQYCQDYWHLGSASPKDPMLGSIRGKDLKELKEQKKPRNRRNHDDQIEGQET
- the LOC135234298 gene encoding semaphorin-3F-like isoform X4; translation: MLADGLSWVWTLLLLEFWALGSQGEPLSAPRVFLSFKEMRSTGTAHHFSFLLNSTDYRILRMDEDHDRMYVGSKDYILSLDLHDINKEPLIIHWPVSPQRKTECVLSGKDTNGECGNFIRLIEPWNRTHLYICGTGAYNPVCTYVNRGHRAQEYIFRLEPGRVDSGKGKCPYDPKLNSVSALINGELYAGVYIDFMGTDSAIFRTLGKQTAMRTDQYNSRWLNDPTFIHAHLIPDSAERNDDKLYFFFREKASEMGQNPVAQSRIGRICLNDDGGHCCLVNKWSTFLKARLICSVPGVDGIETHFDELRDVYIQQTQDTKNPVIYGVFSVSGSVFKGSAVCVYSMADIRMVFNGPFAHKEGPNYQWVAYTGKIPYPRPGTCPGGTFTPNMKSTKDYPDEVINFMRNHPTMYNAVYPVHKRPLVVRTNVDYEFTTITVDQVTAADGSYEVLFLGTDRGTVQKVIVLPRDDLQTEELVLEEVEVFKVPTPITTMKISSKRQQLYVGSAVGVSHLALHRCDVYGEACADCCLARDPYCAWDGKSCSRYSASQKRRSRRQDVKYGNPIRQCRGYNSNANKNTLEMVQYGVEGSSTFLECQARSPHVSIKWHLQKDNSDRKKEMRSDGRVLKTEQGLLLRSLQLSDGGVYYCTSTEKNFKHTLVRVQLLVLSARAINNVLAETGGPAASTASLQSSAWTPSAGQYKDLLTILSQPEMSLINQYCQDYWHLGSASPKDPMLGSIRGKDLKELKEQKKPRNRRNHDDQIEGQET